The following are from one region of the Paenibacillus sp. JZ16 genome:
- the nth gene encoding endonuclease III, producing MNAATVRHILDTMESMFPDAHCELHHSNAFELTIAVLLSAQCTDETVNKVTKDLFQKYKTPLDYVSVPIEELEQDIRRIGLYRNKAKHIQNLCRILIEQYGGEVPEAHDELVKLPGVGRKTANVVVSNAFGVPAIAVDTHVERVSKRLGLAAWKDSVLEVEKKLMKRVPREEWTLTHHRIIFFGRYHCKAQNPQCPVCPLLDVCREGKKRMKTLAVRKNKEQL from the coding sequence ATGAATGCGGCAACGGTACGGCATATTTTGGACACGATGGAGAGCATGTTTCCGGATGCACATTGCGAACTGCATCACAGCAATGCGTTTGAGCTGACCATCGCCGTGCTGCTGTCCGCCCAGTGCACGGATGAAACGGTTAATAAAGTGACAAAGGATCTGTTTCAGAAATACAAAACGCCTCTGGATTATGTATCGGTACCGATCGAGGAACTTGAGCAGGATATTAGGCGGATCGGATTATACCGGAATAAGGCCAAACATATTCAGAATTTGTGCAGGATTCTGATCGAACAGTATGGCGGTGAGGTACCGGAAGCTCATGATGAGCTGGTCAAATTACCTGGGGTTGGACGTAAGACAGCCAATGTCGTCGTTTCCAATGCCTTTGGTGTGCCTGCCATCGCGGTAGACACGCATGTGGAGCGGGTTTCCAAGCGACTTGGACTGGCCGCCTGGAAAGATTCCGTGCTGGAAGTGGAGAAAAAGCTGATGAAGCGGGTACCGCGTGAAGAATGGACGCTGACCCATCATCGGATCATTTTTTTCGGACGGTATCACTGCAAGGCTCAAAATCCGCAATGCCCGGTATGCCCATTGCTGGATGTTTGCCGTGAAGGAAAGAAACGTATGAAAACCTTAGCAGTCAGGAAGAATAAGGAACAACTGTAA
- a CDS encoding ABC transporter ATP-binding protein: protein MNVLRQLQGFFWEKRSYLFLSMLCLAIATALGLVYPHLLKVLIDDAIKLENYGIVPQLALTVLGVVILKAFMQFLHGFFGGRLGNYLAYALRNACYEKLQFLSFRYYDTARTGDLMSRLTGDLEAIRMFIGFGFAQLLNLVLMVTFGSIMMFTISWKLTLVTLVAMPFLVVAALKFESKIHPAFQEMRLALSSLTTAVQENITGVRTVKSFAREPHEVEKFSERNERYKTNQIFASSLWARYFPMMELFANISVVILLAVGGAMVIQGSMTVGELAAFFTLIWYIIGPLWGIGFHINNYTQSKASGERVLELLNQPIDVEDRERAVDLVPSEVKGHVVFDNVTFAYGNKMAAVKDINLDARPGSVIGLLGGTGSGKSTIIQLLMHAYNVNQGSIKLDGMNINDIKIRSLRSQIATVFQETFLFSSSIRNNISYGMKDVSMEEIIRVAKLAKAHDFIMEMKDGYDTIVGERGMGLSGGQKQRIAIARALLKDPKILILDDATSAVDMETEHEIQSGFQEVMNGRTTFIIAHRISSLRHADEILVLDEGRVVQRGKHNDLIAVPGPYQDVYKIQYADLIAKQAQAGGTQGQVQA from the coding sequence ATGAATGTTCTCAGGCAACTGCAGGGCTTCTTTTGGGAGAAACGAAGTTATCTTTTTCTTTCCATGCTGTGTCTGGCGATTGCAACCGCTTTAGGACTTGTCTATCCGCATCTGTTAAAAGTGCTGATTGACGATGCAATCAAGCTGGAGAATTACGGTATCGTACCGCAGCTGGCACTCACTGTGCTGGGTGTGGTCATCCTTAAAGCTTTCATGCAGTTTTTGCACGGATTTTTTGGGGGGAGGCTGGGGAACTACCTGGCTTATGCGCTACGAAACGCCTGCTATGAAAAATTGCAATTTCTATCGTTCCGTTACTATGACACGGCTCGGACCGGGGATTTGATGTCACGGCTGACGGGCGATTTGGAAGCGATTCGAATGTTTATCGGCTTCGGTTTTGCTCAGCTGCTCAATCTGGTATTGATGGTGACTTTCGGTTCCATTATGATGTTTACCATTAGCTGGAAATTGACGCTCGTAACTTTGGTAGCGATGCCATTTTTGGTTGTGGCGGCTCTAAAGTTCGAATCCAAGATCCATCCGGCGTTCCAGGAGATGCGTCTGGCACTAAGCTCGCTGACGACCGCGGTTCAGGAGAATATCACGGGTGTTCGTACCGTAAAGTCTTTTGCTCGCGAACCTCACGAAGTGGAGAAATTCTCCGAACGGAATGAGCGTTACAAAACCAACCAGATATTTGCCTCTTCCCTATGGGCCCGTTACTTCCCGATGATGGAGCTCTTCGCGAATATCAGTGTCGTCATTTTGCTAGCCGTCGGCGGAGCGATGGTCATCCAAGGTTCCATGACGGTAGGGGAACTGGCAGCTTTCTTTACTTTGATCTGGTACATAATCGGCCCGCTTTGGGGAATCGGGTTTCACATTAATAACTACACGCAGTCCAAGGCATCGGGTGAACGGGTATTGGAGCTGCTGAATCAGCCGATCGATGTCGAAGACCGTGAGCGTGCGGTAGATTTGGTGCCAAGCGAGGTGAAGGGTCATGTCGTATTTGATAATGTCACCTTTGCTTACGGTAACAAGATGGCGGCCGTCAAAGATATTAATCTGGATGCTCGTCCCGGCTCCGTGATTGGCCTGCTTGGGGGAACGGGGTCTGGTAAATCGACCATTATCCAGCTCTTGATGCATGCCTACAATGTGAATCAGGGCAGCATCAAACTAGACGGCATGAACATTAATGATATAAAGATCCGGAGTCTGCGCAGCCAGATTGCCACGGTCTTTCAGGAGACCTTCTTGTTCTCGTCCAGCATCCGCAACAATATTTCTTACGGCATGAAGGACGTTAGCATGGAAGAAATTATCCGTGTTGCAAAGCTGGCCAAAGCCCATGACTTTATTATGGAAATGAAGGATGGTTACGATACCATTGTCGGCGAACGGGGGATGGGACTTTCCGGCGGACAGAAGCAGCGGATTGCGATTGCACGAGCCCTTCTGAAAGATCCGAAAATCCTGATCCTGGATGATGCCACCAGTGCTGTAGATATGGAAACCGAGCATGAAATTCAGTCCGGCTTCCAGGAAGTCATGAACGGCAGAACGACATTTATTATCGCTCACCGGATTTCTTCTTTGCGTCATGCGGATGAAATTCTCGTTCTGGATGAGGGAAGAGTTGTGCAGCGCGGCAAGCATAACGATTTGATTGCAGTGCCGGGGCCTTATCAGGATGTATACAAAATACAATATGCGGACCTTATTGCGAAGCAAGCTCAAGCAGGAGGCACGCAAGGGCAGGTGCAAGCATGA
- a CDS encoding ABC transporter ATP-binding protein, translated as MNANVNTEPHQKQKIPRPRKPSEETNERFVYKDDDAIEKPFNWAQLTRLISYMKPYAKQILPLIGLMMVIGTITKLAIPFLTSLAIDQAIDPRDGNPSLTLLYQITIAVLAMYIIQWVAGIFRIRFTNIIGQRVIYDLRADLFQHIQRLSFNFFDKRPAGSVLVRVTNDVNSLQDLFTNGVVNLIIDCVQLVGIVVILLLINWKLGLAVIVTVPIMFFISTKLRVRIRRAWQDVRIRNSRINSHLNESIQGIRVTQAYTQEEENMKFFDNMNMDSKKSWDKASAMNQGFGPLIEITGGFGSLILFWLGAVLIQQGELTIGLLIAFTQYVGNFWEPINRLGQMYNQLLVAMASSERIFEFIDEKPSIDDQPGAKKLPTIKGDIKLENVVFEYEKGRQALKGINLNVKAGQSIALVGHTGSGKSTIINLLSRFYDITEGKLTIDGYDIQSVTVESLRNQIGIVLQDTFIFSGTIRDNIRFGRLDATNEEIEDVAKAVGAHEFIVQMPGGYDTEVEERGNMLSMGQRQLLSFARALLADPRILILDEATASIDTETELKIQEALKVLLQGRTSFIVAHRLSTIRHADHIVVLDHGKIIEEGNHSQLMQKQGTYHGLIEAQYRFL; from the coding sequence ATGAACGCCAATGTAAATACTGAACCGCATCAAAAGCAAAAGATTCCGAGGCCGCGGAAGCCTTCGGAAGAAACGAATGAACGTTTTGTATACAAGGACGACGATGCGATTGAAAAGCCGTTTAACTGGGCGCAGCTGACGCGTCTGATCTCGTATATGAAACCTTACGCCAAACAGATTCTCCCGTTGATCGGCCTTATGATGGTCATCGGTACCATAACGAAGCTGGCCATTCCGTTCTTGACCAGTTTGGCAATCGACCAGGCCATAGACCCGAGGGATGGCAACCCGAGCTTAACCCTATTGTATCAGATTACAATCGCGGTTCTTGCGATGTATATCATTCAATGGGTTGCAGGAATATTTCGTATCAGATTTACGAATATCATCGGTCAGCGGGTCATTTATGACCTGCGAGCAGATCTGTTCCAGCACATTCAGCGCTTATCCTTCAATTTCTTCGACAAGCGTCCGGCTGGATCTGTGCTGGTCCGGGTTACGAATGATGTTAACTCCCTGCAGGATTTGTTTACCAACGGGGTTGTCAACCTGATCATCGACTGCGTGCAGTTAGTAGGTATTGTCGTTATTCTTCTGTTAATAAACTGGAAGCTCGGTCTTGCTGTTATTGTCACGGTACCGATCATGTTCTTCATCTCGACGAAACTCCGTGTACGCATCCGGCGTGCATGGCAGGATGTACGGATTCGGAACTCGCGGATTAACTCTCACTTGAATGAATCGATTCAGGGGATCCGCGTAACCCAAGCTTACACGCAAGAAGAAGAGAATATGAAGTTCTTTGATAACATGAACATGGACAGCAAAAAGTCCTGGGATAAAGCGTCCGCCATGAACCAAGGGTTTGGGCCTCTTATCGAAATTACCGGCGGTTTCGGTTCATTGATCTTGTTCTGGCTCGGTGCCGTGTTGATCCAGCAAGGCGAGCTCACCATCGGTCTGTTAATTGCCTTCACCCAATATGTCGGAAACTTCTGGGAGCCGATCAACCGGCTTGGCCAAATGTATAACCAATTGCTTGTCGCCATGGCTTCCTCTGAACGTATTTTTGAGTTTATTGACGAGAAGCCGAGCATTGATGATCAGCCTGGGGCGAAGAAATTGCCAACGATTAAAGGGGACATCAAGCTGGAGAATGTGGTGTTCGAATACGAAAAAGGACGTCAGGCTCTCAAAGGGATCAATCTGAATGTAAAGGCAGGCCAGTCGATTGCGCTTGTCGGTCATACCGGATCAGGCAAGAGTACTATCATTAATCTGCTCAGCCGATTCTATGATATTACCGAAGGTAAGCTAACGATTGACGGATACGATATCCAATCGGTGACGGTGGAAAGCCTCCGCAATCAGATTGGCATCGTGCTGCAGGATACCTTTATATTCTCCGGCACGATTCGCGATAATATCCGGTTTGGCCGTCTGGATGCGACCAATGAGGAGATTGAGGATGTAGCCAAGGCGGTCGGCGCCCATGAATTCATCGTTCAGATGCCGGGGGGTTACGATACCGAGGTTGAAGAACGCGGGAATATGCTGTCTATGGGTCAGCGGCAGCTGCTGTCCTTTGCCAGGGCGCTCCTTGCCGATCCGCGGATTCTGATTCTGGATGAAGCAACGGCGAGTATCGATACCGAGACGGAGTTGAAAATTCAAGAAGCTCTTAAAGTGCTGCTTCAGGGCCGAACCTCCTTCATCGTGGCGCACCGTTTATCAACGATCCGCCATGCCGATCATATCGTTGTGCTGGATCACGGTAAGATTATCGAAGAAGGAAATCACAGCCAGCTTATGCAGAAGCAGGGTACGTACCATGGGTTGATTGAAGCACAATACCGATTTTTGTAA
- a CDS encoding dynamin family protein, translating to MTLKLMAEHEIGYSVTELTRVRDRFVEWNDESSSALTEDLIRKGTGGELTLAFCGHFSAGKSSMINALCGKKVLPSGPVPTSANVVTIRSGEPRALIHRSAAEPGEPLTVTIDELAEYCKEGREYSAIEVWDDVPLLGEDGVLMDTPGVDSTDDGHRLATHSALHMADIVFYVMDYNHVQSESNLMFAKSLSDWGKPLYLIVNQIDKHRDDELTLSAYLNDVKKAFAQWKITYKGLLCTSLKAQDHPYNQWGLLKSLIGELISHKEPLLRYSVSCSIRHAADQHVEAYTRSHQEEKERLLEEMGGEEAAAAMKARLQELEDQKRTVQLMPETVRSELRKEADALLANANLTPADVRDLSLAFLESRKSGFKVGFLFTGGKTEEERRRRLEAFYHRLEEQTASQIDWHLRSLFRKSVEQHTEWNTEWESLMDAELPGVREDMITRIVNPEATVSGEYVLNYNRELAEEIKGSYRRAVLVLADRLKAVLTDAAAVRLQDLERQGAELLAQSAASASYAALQQAEAARAAELAQLLPPRTSLTPGLLPEVREPEGQPAPAAAQGGAPAAQPGHGRTAPRAAGTQAAAPQRRQRLDAAAAELRAAAALLAPHPALASAARDITARADALAGGSFTLALFGAFSAGKSSFANALLGESVLPVSPHPTTAAVNRIVAPAEGKTHGTADVRMKSREMWWDDLKYSFSVLGLQEPTPSNWRSAAEALNPAGIHPAGLPHYGFLKAAAAGFDMMETKLGMTETVELAEYRGYVADETKSCFVDGIDLYYSCPMTEQGIVLVDTPGADSLHARHTGVTFNYIKNADAIVYVTYYNHAFSKADRQFLSQLGRVKDSFALDKMFFIVNAADLAQSEEELDEVVKHVRTNLTSSGVGSPHIFPVSSLAALDSKLYGDEAKLQESGFPVFEDALSRFAVEELPRLSERAGYDELASVRDRIRAWADMAAQDETTRERKIVELEEVHKRALSRLAALTEINMSRDIAQESSELLFHVRQRLDYAMNRFFQESFNPSVLREDAGHLKSAFAACGRDLMRTMSTELDQELWATTLRLEMAGRKLTEDAALKAAADINGMAEGLSLAIRRDKDWSSPELEETELQIQGDWLAFWSTFKNPKHFFEGSGSSKLREAAEPKVKEAVASVVSIREEQLTDHYVRMSVRSLQHHVSVLEEQLKESMAAILGSLQDGQSPLLWSKLANELEAMIQAAR from the coding sequence ATGACATTGAAGTTGATGGCTGAGCATGAAATCGGATACAGTGTTACGGAACTAACCAGAGTTCGGGACCGTTTTGTGGAGTGGAATGACGAATCTTCCTCCGCTTTGACGGAGGATTTAATACGCAAGGGTACAGGTGGTGAGCTGACGCTGGCCTTCTGCGGACATTTTTCCGCAGGGAAGTCGAGCATGATTAATGCGCTTTGCGGCAAAAAGGTACTGCCCTCGGGTCCGGTACCGACAAGTGCGAATGTGGTTACAATCCGAAGCGGTGAGCCGCGGGCGTTGATTCACCGATCTGCTGCGGAGCCTGGAGAGCCTTTGACGGTAACAATCGACGAACTTGCCGAATACTGCAAGGAGGGCCGGGAGTATTCCGCGATTGAAGTGTGGGATGATGTGCCGCTGCTTGGCGAAGATGGCGTCTTGATGGATACCCCCGGGGTTGACTCAACGGATGACGGGCACCGGCTTGCCACGCATTCTGCCCTCCATATGGCTGACATCGTTTTTTACGTCATGGATTATAATCATGTGCAGTCCGAGAGTAATCTGATGTTTGCCAAGAGTTTGTCCGATTGGGGCAAACCGCTGTATCTGATCGTCAATCAGATCGACAAGCATCGTGATGACGAGTTGACGCTTTCTGCTTATCTGAATGACGTGAAGAAGGCGTTCGCCCAGTGGAAGATCACGTATAAGGGGCTGCTATGCACTTCGCTTAAAGCTCAGGATCATCCCTATAATCAATGGGGGCTTCTAAAGTCCTTGATCGGTGAACTGATATCTCATAAGGAACCGTTGCTGCGCTACAGCGTATCCTGCTCCATTCGTCATGCTGCCGATCAGCATGTAGAGGCCTATACCAGAAGCCATCAGGAAGAGAAGGAGCGGCTGCTGGAGGAAATGGGCGGCGAGGAGGCCGCAGCGGCGATGAAAGCGCGGCTGCAGGAGCTGGAGGATCAAAAAAGAACCGTCCAGCTGATGCCAGAGACCGTTCGCTCGGAGCTGCGCAAAGAAGCGGATGCCCTTCTGGCAAACGCCAATCTGACGCCGGCGGATGTTCGGGATTTAAGTCTGGCTTTTCTGGAAAGCCGCAAAAGCGGTTTTAAAGTCGGGTTTCTGTTCACAGGCGGCAAGACGGAAGAGGAGCGTCGGCGCCGTCTCGAGGCTTTCTATCATCGATTGGAGGAACAGACCGCATCGCAGATCGATTGGCATCTGCGTTCGCTGTTCCGTAAAAGCGTGGAACAGCATACGGAGTGGAATACCGAATGGGAGAGCCTGATGGACGCTGAGCTTCCCGGTGTGCGGGAGGATATGATTACGCGGATCGTGAATCCGGAAGCGACGGTGTCCGGCGAATACGTACTGAACTATAACCGGGAGCTGGCCGAGGAAATCAAGGGCAGCTACCGCAGGGCCGTGTTGGTGCTGGCCGACCGGCTGAAGGCGGTATTGACGGACGCTGCGGCCGTCCGTCTGCAGGACCTGGAGCGCCAGGGTGCCGAGCTCCTGGCGCAATCTGCGGCTTCCGCCAGCTATGCAGCCCTGCAGCAGGCGGAAGCCGCCCGTGCGGCCGAGCTGGCGCAGCTGCTCCCGCCGCGCACCTCCCTCACTCCCGGCCTCCTGCCGGAGGTGAGGGAGCCGGAAGGGCAGCCCGCGCCAGCGGCTGCCCAGGGCGGTGCCCCGGCGGCGCAGCCGGGGCACGGGCGCACGGCGCCCCGCGCCGCCGGGACGCAGGCGGCGGCACCGCAGCGGCGCCAGCGGCTGGATGCCGCGGCAGCCGAGCTGCGCGCGGCGGCCGCGCTGCTGGCGCCGCATCCCGCGCTGGCATCGGCCGCGCGGGATATAACCGCCCGCGCGGATGCGCTTGCGGGCGGCTCGTTCACTTTGGCGCTGTTCGGCGCGTTCAGCGCCGGGAAGTCCTCCTTCGCCAATGCTCTGCTTGGCGAGTCGGTATTGCCGGTATCACCGCACCCGACAACGGCGGCGGTGAACCGGATTGTGGCACCGGCAGAAGGGAAAACCCATGGTACCGCAGACGTGCGCATGAAGAGCCGCGAGATGTGGTGGGACGATTTGAAGTACTCCTTCAGCGTGCTGGGTCTCCAAGAACCAACTCCGAGCAATTGGCGAAGCGCGGCAGAAGCATTGAATCCGGCCGGTATTCATCCGGCAGGATTGCCGCATTATGGGTTTCTGAAGGCTGCGGCAGCCGGCTTTGACATGATGGAGACCAAACTGGGTATGACAGAAACCGTAGAGCTGGCGGAATATCGGGGCTATGTGGCCGACGAAACCAAATCCTGTTTTGTTGACGGGATAGATCTGTATTACAGCTGTCCGATGACAGAGCAGGGGATCGTGCTGGTGGATACGCCTGGAGCCGATTCCCTTCATGCCCGGCACACCGGCGTAACGTTCAATTATATTAAAAATGCGGACGCTATCGTATACGTAACGTATTACAACCATGCTTTCTCCAAAGCGGATCGGCAATTCCTGTCCCAGCTGGGCAGGGTTAAAGACAGCTTTGCGCTGGATAAAATGTTTTTTATCGTCAATGCCGCAGATCTTGCACAATCCGAAGAGGAACTGGATGAGGTGGTGAAGCATGTTCGTACCAACCTGACGTCCAGCGGGGTAGGCAGCCCGCATATCTTCCCTGTTTCCAGTTTGGCAGCGCTGGATAGTAAGCTGTATGGGGATGAAGCGAAATTGCAGGAATCGGGGTTCCCGGTATTCGAAGATGCGCTTAGCCGTTTTGCGGTTGAAGAGCTGCCAAGGCTTTCAGAGCGCGCCGGTTATGATGAACTGGCTTCGGTGAGGGATCGAATCAGAGCTTGGGCCGATATGGCAGCCCAGGATGAGACCACGCGTGAGCGTAAAATCGTGGAGCTGGAAGAGGTTCACAAACGAGCCCTATCCCGTCTTGCGGCTTTAACGGAGATTAACATGTCCCGTGATATCGCGCAGGAAAGCAGCGAGCTGCTGTTTCATGTACGGCAGCGGCTGGATTATGCCATGAACCGTTTCTTTCAGGAGTCGTTTAATCCTTCCGTGCTTCGGGAGGACGCAGGTCACCTGAAATCGGCCTTTGCGGCTTGCGGGCGTGATTTGATGCGGACGATGTCCACGGAGCTGGATCAGGAGTTATGGGCAACAACGCTTCGATTAGAGATGGCCGGCCGCAAATTAACCGAAGACGCAGCGCTTAAAGCAGCAGCGGATATCAACGGTATGGCCGAGGGCTTGTCCCTTGCCATCCGGCGGGATAAGGACTGGTCATCGCCGGAGCTGGAAGAAACGGAATTGCAAATACAAGGGGATTGGTTGGCCTTCTGGTCGACATTTAAGAACCCGAAGCATTTCTTTGAGGGCAGCGGAAGCTCCAAGCTTCGAGAAGCGGCAGAGCCGAAGGTGAAGGAAGCCGTGGCGAGTGTGGTGAGCATTCGGGAAGAGCAGCTGACGGACCACTATGTTCGGATGAGTGTACGTTCATTGCAGCATCATGTATCGGTGTTGGAGGAACAGCTGAAGGAATCCATGGCTGCCATCCTCGGTTCGCTGCAGGACGGTCAGTCTCCGTTGTTGTGGAGTAAGCTGGCGAATGAGCTGGAAGCTATGATTCAGGCGGCTCGGTAA
- a CDS encoding S-layer homology domain-containing protein encodes MVLRHSKHVHSKKVVSAVMAGLIAFGGGASIVSADEEASNATTANASQTAINAFSDVNAGYWGEKYIYQLAAQGIVTGNNGKFRPNDPVTQQEAVTMAIRFLSMQDQLSNGAATLPTNIKVNDYFTKYVELAFQQNLLDKQKESGYTDEKVIWGAQKASREWITEVLVRSIGRTAEADAAKNKATGFADNAKISPDRLGYVNVAVELGLAKGLNGNKFDPQGAVTRAQLATFLSRAQAYITTNYENQYKGSIASIENGKLELYADGKLNSFKLDNSTAYFTSDSEKRLQFSEINPYTQAVVIVNNGTAAYVEITDSTQQVERLDRTYARLSPNNVIWLDTGSTFEELSYEPSTVFLDQNGTKIDPKTLAAGSLLTIERETYSPQKKIVSIRVKSGLVNKTGAGVVQNVDTVNKRVTLKDSTGYEDTYTWDDATVIRYQNQILAPAELKSGYTVNFSVENSVLQTMEVTQSVDRTVQAMLYSIEENGKTITYKRSGSTQLETKYLAEKPEIFINGVAKPVLSDLLADAVSGDQVTLTINAEEKISKIEVTGRQIEQLDAVTVVNYDGKTHWLTVKDANNQPRVIVLDDKTKLDSSYGTTLDKVGPLLVSGRKVSVSLIGTRVLSLEVVYKVEGKINSINTSKQVISIMTANGKAEEISYYNSPIVEIFGRSGASLADLRIGDEVLAQLSNNQDYLQSLKLKTSAQFEVVSTEPTRNRIRVKANGSTSDIYTDKSILTGETGQAILLADLRPGALVNITFQGLTPVAVAEVKLTLGEVTSVDASANALTTKDYSGNSQTLGVSGGVKVVKNGSTASNLSALTSGDRVEIRKDIQGVTIIQVLEKVERAFWQASNTEIQVKRKSINDNFRYVLSDKVFVHQGDTTLSVQSLKENDNIVLYLNNGVVVEIVKQ; translated from the coding sequence ATGGTACTTAGACACAGCAAACATGTTCATTCCAAAAAAGTGGTCTCCGCCGTCATGGCCGGACTTATAGCATTCGGAGGCGGGGCTTCGATCGTCTCGGCAGATGAAGAAGCGTCAAATGCGACAACGGCAAATGCATCCCAAACGGCCATAAACGCATTCAGTGACGTTAATGCCGGATATTGGGGAGAAAAGTATATTTATCAGTTAGCAGCACAGGGGATCGTGACCGGGAATAACGGAAAGTTTCGTCCGAACGATCCCGTAACGCAGCAGGAAGCCGTAACGATGGCGATCCGGTTCTTAAGCATGCAGGATCAATTAAGCAACGGCGCTGCGACATTACCGACAAATATTAAAGTGAATGATTATTTTACGAAGTATGTTGAACTGGCTTTTCAGCAAAACCTGCTCGACAAGCAAAAAGAATCCGGATATACGGACGAGAAAGTCATTTGGGGCGCGCAGAAAGCATCCCGGGAATGGATAACCGAAGTCCTTGTCCGTTCCATTGGACGTACGGCGGAGGCTGATGCAGCTAAAAATAAAGCGACAGGCTTTGCGGATAACGCCAAGATATCCCCGGATCGTCTGGGATATGTCAATGTAGCCGTTGAGTTAGGTCTTGCAAAAGGCTTGAACGGCAACAAGTTCGATCCGCAAGGGGCCGTTACCCGTGCCCAGCTTGCAACGTTCCTCAGCCGTGCCCAGGCCTACATTACCACAAATTACGAGAACCAATACAAAGGTTCTATCGCTTCGATCGAGAACGGCAAGCTGGAGCTTTATGCCGATGGCAAGCTGAATTCATTCAAGCTGGATAATTCGACAGCGTATTTCACCTCGGATTCGGAGAAGAGATTGCAATTCTCGGAGATCAATCCTTACACACAAGCAGTGGTCATCGTGAATAACGGAACGGCTGCTTACGTAGAAATTACGGATTCGACCCAGCAAGTGGAGCGGCTTGACCGCACATATGCACGTTTGTCGCCGAACAACGTCATTTGGTTGGATACTGGCAGCACCTTTGAAGAGTTGAGTTACGAGCCAAGCACGGTGTTCCTGGATCAGAACGGAACCAAGATCGATCCGAAGACGCTTGCTGCCGGCAGTCTGCTTACGATTGAACGCGAAACGTACAGCCCGCAGAAGAAAATCGTGTCAATCCGGGTGAAGAGCGGCTTGGTTAACAAGACGGGAGCAGGCGTCGTTCAGAACGTGGATACGGTAAACAAAAGAGTAACCCTTAAGGATAGCACCGGTTATGAGGATACGTACACGTGGGATGATGCCACCGTCATTCGATATCAGAATCAGATTTTGGCTCCGGCTGAATTGAAGAGCGGCTACACCGTGAACTTTTCGGTAGAAAACAGCGTTCTGCAGACGATGGAAGTTACGCAAAGCGTCGATCGTACCGTGCAGGCAATGCTTTATTCCATTGAAGAGAACGGGAAGACCATCACATACAAGCGAAGTGGAAGTACACAGCTCGAAACGAAGTATCTGGCAGAGAAGCCGGAAATCTTTATTAACGGCGTGGCTAAACCTGTTCTGTCCGATTTACTCGCTGATGCCGTATCCGGTGACCAGGTAACACTGACCATTAACGCTGAGGAAAAAATTTCGAAAATCGAAGTAACGGGTCGTCAAATCGAGCAGTTGGATGCCGTTACCGTCGTAAATTACGACGGGAAGACGCACTGGCTGACCGTCAAGGATGCGAACAACCAGCCTCGTGTAATCGTCTTGGATGACAAGACGAAGCTGGACTCGAGCTACGGAACCACGCTGGATAAAGTTGGACCACTGCTTGTCTCGGGACGCAAGGTAAGTGTCTCCCTGATTGGTACCCGCGTACTCTCATTAGAAGTGGTATACAAAGTAGAAGGTAAAATTAACAGCATTAACACATCCAAGCAAGTGATTTCGATTATGACCGCTAACGGTAAAGCGGAAGAAATCTCTTACTACAATAGTCCGATTGTGGAAATCTTCGGCAGATCAGGCGCATCCCTGGCAGATTTGCGGATTGGTGACGAAGTGTTAGCCCAGCTGTCGAACAATCAGGATTACTTACAGAGCTTAAAACTCAAAACTTCCGCACAATTTGAGGTTGTTTCAACGGAACCCACAAGGAACCGTATTCGAGTGAAAGCAAACGGCTCCACAAGCGATATTTATACCGATAAATCCATATTGACCGGCGAAACCGGACAAGCAATTCTGCTCGCTGATTTGCGTCCGGGAGCACTCGTTAATATAACGTTCCAAGGCTTAACGCCTGTAGCGGTAGCTGAAGTTAAATTGACGCTTGGCGAAGTGACAAGCGTTGATGCTTCCGCAAATGCATTGACCACGAAGGATTATTCAGGCAATAGCCAGACGTTAGGTGTAAGCGGCGGAGTTAAAGTCGTTAAGAATGGTTCAACGGCTTCGAATTTAAGCGCATTGACCTCAGGAGATCGCGTAGAGATTCGAAAAGACATTCAGGGCGTTACCATTATCCAGGTTCTGGAGAAGGTTGAACGTGCATTCTGGCAGGCAAGCAATACGGAAATTCAAGTAAAACGCAAATCGATTAACGATAATTTCCGGTATGTATTATCGGATAAAGTATTTGTTCATCAAGGTGACACTACTTTGTCCGTGCAATCCCTTAAGGAAAATGATAATATTGTACTGTACTTAAACAACGGTGTCGTTGTTGAGATCGTAAAACAGTAA